In Nitrososphaerota archaeon, one genomic interval encodes:
- a CDS encoding TCP-1/cpn60 chaperonin family protein: MKSVISPNFGRIGGRDAWRTNLHLAALAANKVSGTLGPKGGYVMLSYNRGPENVVKVTKDSVEIMEELGIEYPGIKIISEAVKMQRIEVGDGASSFVLLLTGLLQGAEQLIAKGVHPSIVISGYNEAAEESLRILSRAARRVEDDGELFERLLKNVDCGRGLMGSDLCKSIAEASVLAVKDGKLDKKRVRIVKKIGGGTGDSKLIRGIIVKKGKTHPSMPDSVEKPRIALISGNIGLKRLEVKMKGEGLFPITLDVDDPGKMKAFKEEEARVNLEILERIKRSGANVLLCRQTISDEINGGLAHAGIFALMSLDQEDLDAVSAATGARIVGDIKDLDLDALGSAANLMVDKIEPEKITILSGCDGATLLLRGNTSQILDELEKMVRNSVTVLKETLNDKRLVIGGGAVEMMMSQELRQHSLKFKGKEQLAIQYFADSLESIPQCLARNNGLNPLDAIIQLRSNHAKGFTSFGISEHGCDDMARAAVEDSVRVKSSVIQRAYDVAVLMLRIDDLISAKAIPKFHKQ, from the coding sequence TTGAAGAGCGTTATTTCGCCGAACTTTGGGCGCATAGGGGGGCGTGACGCGTGGCGGACGAATCTGCATTTAGCGGCCTTGGCTGCCAATAAGGTAAGCGGCACTCTCGGGCCTAAAGGCGGGTATGTGATGCTGTCTTACAACCGTGGCCCGGAGAATGTGGTTAAGGTGACGAAGGACTCTGTTGAGATAATGGAGGAGCTTGGTATAGAGTATCCGGGAATCAAGATCATCTCGGAGGCGGTTAAAATGCAGCGTATAGAGGTTGGGGACGGTGCATCCTCATTTGTTCTGCTTCTGACAGGGTTGCTGCAAGGCGCTGAGCAGTTGATCGCTAAGGGGGTTCACCCTAGCATAGTGATAAGCGGTTACAACGAGGCTGCTGAGGAATCTTTGAGGATTCTCAGCAGAGCCGCGCGGAGAGTCGAGGATGACGGTGAATTGTTTGAGCGGTTGTTGAAGAACGTTGATTGCGGGCGAGGCTTAATGGGCAGCGATCTGTGCAAGAGCATCGCTGAAGCCTCCGTGCTCGCTGTTAAGGACGGGAAACTGGACAAGAAGCGTGTAAGGATAGTGAAGAAGATAGGTGGGGGCACCGGTGACTCGAAGCTGATCAGAGGTATAATTGTGAAGAAGGGGAAGACGCATCCAAGCATGCCTGACAGTGTAGAGAAGCCGCGGATAGCGTTGATCAGTGGAAACATTGGGCTCAAACGGCTTGAAGTGAAGATGAAAGGCGAAGGGCTGTTCCCTATCACACTAGATGTTGACGACCCGGGCAAAATGAAGGCGTTCAAGGAAGAGGAGGCTCGGGTTAACTTGGAGATTCTGGAGAGAATAAAGCGAAGCGGCGCAAACGTGCTGCTATGTCGCCAGACCATAAGTGACGAGATTAACGGAGGCCTTGCTCATGCCGGTATCTTTGCGTTGATGAGTCTAGATCAGGAAGATCTCGACGCTGTTTCGGCTGCTACTGGAGCACGTATAGTTGGGGACATCAAAGATCTTGATTTAGATGCTCTCGGATCGGCGGCGAATCTAATGGTTGACAAAATTGAGCCTGAGAAGATTACAATCCTGTCCGGCTGCGACGGCGCCACACTGCTGCTTCGAGGGAACACTTCACAGATTCTTGACGAGTTGGAGAAGATGGTTCGCAACAGTGTAACAGTTCTCAAAGAGACTCTAAACGATAAGCGGTTAGTCATCGGAGGCGGAGCAGTTGAGATGATGATGTCTCAGGAGCTGCGGCAACACTCGCTGAAATTTAAGGGGAAGGAGCAGCTCGCCATCCAGTACTTCGCTGACTCCTTAGAGAGTATTCCTCAATGCCTTGCCCGTAACAACGGGTTAAACCCCTTGGATGCAATAATTCAGCTCCGCAGCAACCATGCGAAGGGTTTCACGTCATTCGGCATAAGCGAACATGGCTGCGATGACATGGCGCGTGCAGCGGTCGAGGATTCTGTTCGCGTCAAAAGCTCTGTCATACAGCGCGCCTACGATGTGGCCGTGCTCATGCTGAGAATTGATGACCTGATATCAGCGAAAGCAATACCGAAGTTTCATAAACAGTAA
- a CDS encoding GNAT family N-acetyltransferase, translating into MASVDRVFRPRSVALIGATDREGSVGRDILENLLQGKEQRSIYPVNPKRDTVMGLQCYPSISKIPEHVDLAIVATPANTVPGVVRECVDAGVEGAVVISAGFREIGEEGMKLEETIKQVQSESDIRILGPNCLGFIRPDIGLNASFLKETPAPGQIAFVSQSGALGSAILNWAISTKIGFSLFVSLGSMLDIDYGDIIDYLGEDPATRSIIIYMESIGNAKKFMSAARGFARSKPIIVLKAGKHPAGAHAARSHTGALAGDYQVYEAAFKRVGVIRVDEISDLFNCASVLDSRFLPNGPRLAVVTNAGGPAVIASDAVMDYGGEIAKLSEESIRVLDDHLPRYWSHGNPIDILGDADVGRYEVAIRAALGDPDVDGLLVIYTPQGAAPAKDLAEMVVRVAAGRRKPLLTVLMGEEIVREARDAFYAADIPTYSTPEEAVRTYMYMYRYRRNLDTLYQTPEELPVDLSPPKSHLKLLIQRMIKDDRTLLSQEDADKFLDAYGIPRVKGDLARSAEEALIIASNIGYPVVLKIMSPDIPHKTDVNGVVADIESGPQLKLEYEQLLSRVKEARPDAKIDGVYVQQMVKRIDYELILGSKKDHDFGSVILFGLGGISVEIFKDFSIGLPPLNQVLARRLMEETKVYRVLSKGMRNRPPADLKMLEEIMVRFSNMIIDFPEIADVDINPLAVSDGKLYALDARIILDPEALSKRGEPYPHLAIVPYPTKWVTPWRLTDGTDVILRPVRPEDEPLELEFVRSLSDESSRARFFRIIKNLKHESLVRFSNIDYDREMAFIAETKEDGHRIEIGVGRLVLQPNRRRGEFAVVVADKYQDKGLGTKLVDMLINWAEEKGLESIYGIILPENRRMIQLSEKLGFRIETRPEEVLVELPLK; encoded by the coding sequence ATGGCTAGTGTTGACCGGGTGTTCCGACCGAGATCCGTTGCCCTTATCGGTGCGACTGATCGAGAAGGCTCCGTAGGCCGGGATATACTGGAGAATCTTCTGCAGGGCAAGGAGCAGAGATCTATCTATCCGGTTAACCCGAAGCGTGATACCGTGATGGGGCTTCAGTGCTATCCGAGCATCTCCAAGATCCCGGAGCATGTTGATCTCGCAATTGTTGCGACTCCTGCAAACACGGTTCCCGGCGTAGTCAGGGAGTGTGTTGACGCCGGGGTTGAAGGGGCTGTTGTAATCTCCGCCGGTTTCCGCGAGATAGGTGAAGAGGGCATGAAGCTGGAGGAGACGATTAAACAAGTGCAGTCTGAGTCTGATATCAGGATTTTAGGGCCTAACTGCCTAGGCTTCATCAGGCCGGATATTGGGCTTAACGCGAGTTTTCTCAAGGAGACACCTGCACCAGGTCAAATCGCCTTTGTTTCGCAGAGCGGTGCATTGGGCTCCGCTATCCTAAACTGGGCTATCAGCACTAAAATCGGCTTCAGCCTGTTCGTTTCGCTAGGCTCAATGCTTGACATTGATTACGGTGATATTATCGATTACCTCGGAGAAGACCCTGCGACTCGCAGCATCATCATTTACATGGAGAGCATCGGTAACGCAAAGAAGTTTATGAGTGCAGCAAGAGGTTTTGCTCGAAGTAAACCGATCATCGTCCTGAAGGCAGGGAAACATCCGGCTGGAGCTCACGCAGCCCGTTCACACACAGGTGCCTTGGCGGGTGATTACCAAGTCTATGAAGCGGCCTTCAAACGCGTAGGTGTCATCAGGGTGGATGAAATTTCGGATCTGTTCAACTGCGCAAGCGTTCTTGACTCAAGGTTTCTGCCCAACGGCCCAAGGCTCGCAGTCGTTACTAACGCAGGAGGCCCGGCTGTCATCGCTTCAGATGCGGTGATGGATTACGGTGGAGAAATCGCGAAGCTGTCAGAGGAGTCTATCCGCGTCTTGGATGATCATCTGCCTCGTTACTGGAGCCACGGAAACCCGATAGATATTCTAGGTGATGCCGATGTTGGGCGTTACGAAGTTGCAATTCGGGCCGCTCTAGGTGATCCGGATGTCGATGGGCTTCTAGTCATATACACTCCTCAGGGGGCTGCACCAGCTAAAGACTTGGCTGAAATGGTTGTTAGGGTTGCTGCGGGTCGCCGTAAGCCGTTGCTGACTGTTCTGATGGGTGAAGAAATCGTTAGGGAGGCTCGGGACGCGTTCTACGCCGCCGATATTCCCACTTACTCGACTCCTGAGGAGGCTGTGAGAACTTACATGTATATGTATCGTTACCGACGAAACTTGGACACGCTTTACCAGACTCCTGAGGAGCTTCCAGTGGATCTTTCGCCTCCTAAAAGCCACCTCAAACTCCTGATTCAGAGAATGATTAAGGATGACCGGACTCTTCTAAGCCAAGAGGATGCGGACAAGTTTCTCGACGCATACGGGATTCCTCGTGTCAAAGGTGATTTAGCGAGAAGCGCTGAGGAGGCTTTGATAATCGCTTCGAACATTGGGTATCCTGTCGTGCTTAAGATTATGTCGCCAGATATTCCACACAAAACCGATGTCAACGGCGTAGTCGCAGATATAGAATCAGGGCCACAGCTGAAACTGGAGTATGAACAGCTACTAAGTCGAGTGAAAGAGGCTAGACCCGACGCCAAAATTGATGGAGTCTACGTGCAGCAGATGGTGAAGCGGATTGATTACGAGCTCATTCTAGGCTCCAAGAAAGATCATGACTTCGGCTCCGTCATTCTATTCGGGCTCGGCGGCATAAGCGTCGAGATTTTCAAGGACTTCTCGATTGGTCTCCCTCCTCTGAATCAGGTTCTTGCGAGGCGCCTTATGGAGGAGACAAAGGTCTATCGAGTGCTCTCTAAAGGTATGAGAAACCGCCCACCGGCGGATCTTAAGATGCTGGAGGAGATTATGGTTCGTTTCTCGAATATGATTATTGATTTTCCGGAGATTGCTGATGTTGATATCAATCCTCTGGCGGTCTCAGATGGTAAGCTCTACGCGCTCGACGCCAGGATAATCCTAGATCCTGAAGCGCTGAGTAAACGCGGTGAACCCTATCCGCATTTGGCTATCGTTCCATACCCTACGAAATGGGTTACTCCTTGGCGGTTAACTGATGGTACTGACGTGATTCTTCGGCCCGTTAGGCCTGAGGACGAGCCTCTTGAACTGGAGTTCGTCAGAAGCTTATCTGATGAGTCCAGCCGCGCTAGGTTCTTCCGCATAATAAAGAATCTAAAACATGAATCTCTCGTACGCTTCTCCAACATAGATTATGATCGCGAAATGGCGTTCATTGCTGAAACAAAGGAGGATGGGCACCGAATCGAAATCGGTGTGGGCCGACTGGTTCTTCAACCGAATCGGAGACGCGGCGAATTCGCGGTTGTTGTAGCCGACAAGTATCAGGACAAGGGCTTGGGAACCAAACTGGTTGATATGCTAATTAACTGGGCTGAAGAGAAGGGCCTTGAGAGCATATACGGCATAATCTTACCTGAGAACCGGCGAATGATTCAGCTAAGCGAAAAGCTAGGCTTTCGAATTGAGACCCGCCCTGAAGAGGTCTTAGTGGAGCTCCCGTTAAAGTAA
- a CDS encoding cupredoxin domain-containing protein: MKKKFILISAIVTGAVITISVLYFAFAAPPQAVVVRMVTYNPPDKNDMVATPLEQRHWTPDNIQLKLGVPNTIAVVSNDDIETHQFSIPAFNVTTPQIKPFNSYELTFTPTKAGTFQFIDPRPEESYSWIDYRGVQVNQTVNHSTEIGMIEVKP; encoded by the coding sequence ATGAAAAAGAAGTTTATCCTAATTTCAGCAATTGTGACCGGTGCAGTAATCACCATTAGCGTATTATACTTCGCATTCGCAGCTCCTCCTCAAGCAGTAGTTGTAAGAATGGTTACTTACAATCCTCCTGACAAGAACGACATGGTAGCGACGCCGCTTGAGCAGAGACACTGGACTCCGGACAATATTCAGCTGAAGCTGGGTGTCCCGAACACCATTGCAGTGGTAAGCAACGACGATATTGAGACTCATCAATTCTCGATTCCCGCATTCAACGTGACCACGCCTCAGATCAAACCTTTCAACTCCTATGAATTGACCTTCACTCCAACGAAAGCAGGTACATTCCAATTCATAGATCCAAGGCCTGAGGAGAGCTACAGTTGGATCGACTACCGTGGCGTGCAGGTCAATCAAACAGTCAACCACTCCACAGAAATTGGTATGATCGAAGTCAAGCCCTAG
- a CDS encoding CBS domain-containing protein: MLNIGVRVRAFMNTKMDAVEVGGSVKEAVKKMVDAEIESVLVTKGGDPIGIITERDILQRVVYAGANTDKRVEEIMSHPLITVDPLATLGDAAQIMLQKKIRRLLVKEGEKIVGIITQRDLQRAFMETFNTLLLT, from the coding sequence TTGCTAAACATTGGCGTTAGGGTCAGAGCCTTCATGAATACTAAGATGGATGCCGTGGAGGTTGGAGGTTCTGTGAAAGAGGCGGTGAAGAAAATGGTTGATGCAGAAATCGAGTCTGTTCTCGTAACAAAGGGCGGTGATCCGATAGGAATCATAACTGAAAGAGATATCCTGCAGAGGGTCGTTTACGCAGGCGCTAATACCGACAAACGAGTAGAGGAGATAATGAGCCACCCGCTCATAACAGTTGACCCTCTGGCAACACTAGGTGACGCAGCACAAATCATGCTGCAAAAGAAAATCAGACGCCTCTTGGTCAAAGAAGGCGAGAAGATAGTTGGAATAATTACACAAAGAGATCTTCAGAGAGCATTTATGGAGACTTTCAACACGCTGCTCCTAACCTGA
- a CDS encoding THUMP domain-containing protein: MLKEFGDDQPLVKRTIAKGLSGVKTRLNNRDVIRSLKEKFSADPLSLEFTLKWTPIDRWCESTLESMGQVLSSLRSEIKSGERWMMHIEKRRYTVYHKAEIIKELAKLIDEKVDLKSPNKIVWIDIVGNQAGISVIRPDDIFSLSRMRRGVNSPEPLKHIARQAN, encoded by the coding sequence TTGCTGAAGGAGTTTGGTGATGACCAGCCTCTCGTGAAGAGGACAATAGCCAAAGGACTAAGCGGGGTTAAGACGAGGTTGAATAATCGGGATGTGATTAGGTCTCTCAAAGAGAAGTTTTCCGCTGATCCGTTATCTCTAGAGTTTACTCTGAAGTGGACTCCCATAGATCGGTGGTGTGAGTCAACCTTAGAATCAATGGGGCAAGTGCTTTCATCACTGAGGAGTGAGATAAAATCGGGAGAGAGATGGATGATGCATATCGAAAAGAGACGGTACACTGTATATCATAAGGCTGAGATAATCAAGGAGCTAGCAAAACTGATAGATGAGAAGGTGGATCTCAAGAGCCCGAACAAGATAGTTTGGATAGATATCGTTGGGAATCAGGCTGGCATATCAGTGATAAGGCCAGATGATATCTTCTCCTTATCAAGAATGAGACGGGGCGTTAACTCACCGGAACCGCTCAAGCATATTGCGAGGCAAGCGAATTAG
- a CDS encoding CBS domain-containing protein, with product MTKDVIHTIRQDASVEEAAERMKQVGRGCLIVVERARPVGIITERDLVQKVMAEKLAPKKVKVSRIMSKPVITVGPEALVSDAASIMLQNKIRRLIITEGDSVVGILTVTDFAKFLHKREGSDPILAAMARAATLLSQIPER from the coding sequence ATGACCAAAGACGTAATTCACACGATTAGACAAGATGCTTCTGTAGAAGAAGCTGCAGAAAGAATGAAACAGGTTGGAAGAGGCTGCTTGATCGTAGTGGAAAGAGCACGACCTGTTGGCATCATAACGGAAAGGGATCTGGTTCAAAAAGTGATGGCTGAGAAGCTGGCCCCAAAAAAAGTCAAGGTGTCTCGCATCATGTCAAAACCGGTCATCACGGTGGGCCCAGAGGCATTAGTATCCGATGCGGCGAGCATCATGCTGCAAAACAAGATTAGAAGACTAATCATTACTGAAGGCGACAGCGTTGTAGGCATTCTGACGGTGACTGACTTTGCAAAGTTCCTTCACAAGAGAGAAGGTTCTGACCCCATACTGGCAGCAATGGCTAGAGCAGCCACGCTTCTCTCACAGATCCCTGAGCGATAA
- a CDS encoding IS6 family transposase, whose amino-acid sequence MTCKYCGSEQVVKNGKVAGKQVFKCKECGHRFYANEQFTKMRVPKHVIVAGLNLYFDGLSVRKAKTQLENILGEKVDSASIWRWVNKYSNLVNKYVSTLEPELSGKWHEDETMIKADGRNVWLWEMIDEDTKFVVASHISGTRTLEDTVAIFRKGLETAKQRPRAIFVDGSHVYQPAFNKVFYSRYKVQRVELVQRVGIRARQTNNVIERMHGTVKDRLKPMRGLQNERTAQTLLTGFLINYNYVRKHQTIGMTPAQAAGVGINNGWSELIEKSTVQDAKPKAEAQAQTVAPIPMVR is encoded by the coding sequence ATGACTTGCAAATACTGCGGCTCTGAACAAGTCGTAAAGAACGGTAAGGTAGCCGGTAAGCAAGTATTCAAGTGCAAAGAATGCGGACACCGCTTCTACGCTAACGAGCAGTTCACTAAGATGCGAGTACCAAAACACGTTATCGTGGCTGGCCTAAACCTATACTTCGATGGCCTCTCAGTTAGAAAGGCTAAGACACAGCTTGAGAACATCTTAGGCGAAAAAGTTGACTCCGCCTCAATTTGGCGTTGGGTCAACAAGTACTCCAACCTAGTCAACAAGTACGTTTCTACTCTTGAGCCTGAACTATCAGGTAAATGGCACGAGGATGAGACTATGATTAAGGCCGATGGCCGAAACGTTTGGCTATGGGAAATGATAGACGAAGATACAAAGTTTGTAGTGGCGTCCCATATCTCAGGGACAAGAACACTAGAGGATACAGTTGCAATATTCAGAAAAGGCTTAGAGACAGCAAAGCAAAGACCACGAGCAATATTCGTTGACGGTAGCCACGTCTATCAACCAGCCTTTAACAAAGTGTTCTACTCAAGATACAAGGTTCAACGAGTCGAGCTAGTTCAGCGCGTTGGAATCCGCGCCAGACAGACAAACAACGTAATCGAAAGGATGCACGGTACGGTAAAAGACCGGTTGAAGCCAATGCGAGGATTACAGAATGAAAGAACAGCTCAAACACTACTAACCGGTTTTCTAATCAACTACAACTATGTGAGAAAACACCAAACAATCGGGATGACACCTGCTCAAGCCGCTGGAGTTGGGATTAACAACGGATGGAGTGAACTGATAGAGAAATCAACAGTTCAAGACGCTAAGCCGAAAGCAGAGGCACAGGCACAAACCGTAGCTCCAATACCAATGGTGAGGTAG
- a CDS encoding ribbon-helix-helix protein, CopG family encodes MERALVSLPDNVMAIVDSLKGTLGEGRSDIIRAIVISYLSEKGYLRGDKKDEQKQQ; translated from the coding sequence ATGGAAAGAGCCTTAGTAAGCCTACCTGATAACGTCATGGCGATTGTTGATAGTCTGAAAGGCACTTTAGGCGAAGGTAGATCAGACATAATCAGAGCAATCGTAATTTCATATCTATCTGAGAAAGGCTACCTTAGAGGCGATAAGAAAGATGAGCAGAAACAACAGTAA